One region of Pelorhabdus rhamnosifermentans genomic DNA includes:
- a CDS encoding nitroreductase family protein codes for MSLITVDESKCIKCELCIKECPVAVLKMGKIGPEDRETTTCIACGHCVAICPNAAIDNKKAPLVQQVDLKDFPKLNAQQAEHFLRSRRSIRNYKDESVSREKLAKLIDIARLAPTAENSQGISFVVVENKQLIEEATEITIQMIENSPLRHLVEAAVRSYREDGVDSIFRGAPNLIITIADKNLRSARDNSVSFLTYLELYAPSLGLGSCWAGIFEYCASIEHSPLLKLFNIPEEKKITAAVMVGYPKYSYKRLVDRNPLEVVFL; via the coding sequence ATGAGTCTTATAACTGTAGATGAATCAAAATGTATTAAATGCGAACTTTGCATTAAGGAATGTCCAGTAGCGGTTCTGAAAATGGGGAAAATCGGGCCAGAAGATAGAGAAACAACAACTTGTATTGCCTGTGGACATTGTGTTGCTATATGCCCTAATGCTGCTATAGATAATAAAAAAGCACCTTTGGTACAGCAAGTTGATTTAAAAGATTTTCCTAAATTAAATGCACAACAGGCGGAACATTTTTTAAGATCGCGTCGTTCCATAAGAAATTATAAAGATGAGTCAGTATCAAGAGAGAAATTAGCAAAATTAATTGATATTGCAAGGCTAGCTCCTACTGCAGAAAATAGTCAAGGTATATCCTTTGTGGTAGTTGAAAATAAACAATTAATTGAAGAAGCTACTGAAATTACTATTCAGATGATAGAAAATTCTCCATTAAGGCATCTAGTAGAAGCAGCTGTCAGAAGTTACAGGGAAGATGGAGTTGATTCCATTTTCCGTGGTGCTCCGAATTTAATCATAACTATTGCAGATAAAAATCTTCGAAGTGCCAGAGATAACTCGGTTTCATTTTTGACTTATCTAGAATTATATGCTCCTTCACTAGGGCTTGGATCCTGTTGGGCCGGAATTTTTGAATATTGTGCATCTATTGAGCATTCGCCACTGCTTAAATTATTCAATATTCCAGAAGAAAAAAAGATAACAGCTGCGGTTATGGTTGGATATCCTAAGTACAGCTATAAGCGGTTAGTGGATAGAAATCCTTTGGAGGTTGTTTTTCTATAA
- a CDS encoding MBL fold metallo-hydrolase produces the protein MSDTIGKKKFINEIATSMYMGPKTMFTMLRDFIKANPKRTPDKPIPINFIDTLPLQDVNQTKVIWFGHSTVLLEMEGKRVLLDPMFSNSPSPFSLFGGKRFSKVLPIEMKKLPPIDIVILSHDHYDHLDYNSIMQLRDKTRLFCVPNGVGIRLKKWGIDQEKIREFDWWNELIVQGLTLACTPARHFSGRSLFDRNTTLWCSWVITGKQTRVFFSGDGGYGPHFEQIGKKYGPFDLTLMECGQYDARWSAIHMLPEETIQAHIDVRGHSMIPIHWAAFSLAFHDWTEPIERVTKMAKERKVNIVTPKIGEFVIVGSAEYPKSVWWK, from the coding sequence ATGAGCGATACCATTGGCAAAAAGAAGTTCATCAATGAAATTGCTACGTCAATGTATATGGGACCAAAAACTATGTTTACTATGTTGAGAGACTTTATTAAAGCTAATCCCAAAAGAACGCCCGACAAGCCTATTCCTATAAATTTCATAGATACACTACCGCTACAAGACGTGAATCAAACAAAAGTAATCTGGTTTGGTCATTCTACTGTCTTGTTGGAAATGGAAGGCAAAAGAGTATTGTTAGATCCCATGTTTTCAAATTCTCCATCACCATTTTCATTGTTCGGAGGTAAACGCTTTAGCAAGGTATTGCCCATTGAAATGAAGAAGTTGCCGCCAATTGATATTGTTATTCTGTCGCATGATCATTATGACCATTTGGATTATAATTCAATCATGCAGCTCAGAGACAAGACGCGACTATTTTGCGTTCCCAATGGTGTGGGGATTCGTTTGAAAAAATGGGGAATCGACCAAGAAAAGATAAGAGAATTTGATTGGTGGAATGAATTGATTGTTCAAGGATTGACGTTGGCTTGTACACCTGCAAGGCATTTTTCAGGCAGAAGTCTGTTTGATCGCAACACAACTCTGTGGTGTTCATGGGTGATTACAGGTAAGCAAACAAGAGTCTTCTTTAGTGGAGATGGCGGCTATGGTCCTCACTTCGAACAAATTGGCAAAAAGTATGGACCATTTGATTTGACGCTAATGGAGTGCGGTCAATACGATGCCAGATGGTCTGCTATTCATATGCTACCTGAAGAAACAATACAAGCCCATATTGATGTTAGGGGTCATAGTATGATCCCTATCCATTGGGCGGCTTTTAGTTTGGCTTTTCATGATTGGACAGAACCGATTGAGCGTGTAACAAAAATGGCAAAAGAACGCAAAGTCAATATTGTTACACCCAAAATCGGGGAATTTGTAATTGTGGGTTCCGCTGAGTACCCGAAATCCGTTTGGTGGAAATAA
- a CDS encoding ArsR/SmtB family transcription factor has protein sequence MDTKKMDTKKMAKIFKALSNENRLELYLKIAEAHEASFETGGGCCVADIIACLNIGAPTISHHIKELVNADLITTEKRGKFLICRVNDQQVTEVSKMLALQRII, from the coding sequence ATGGATACTAAAAAAATGGATACTAAAAAAATGGCGAAAATATTTAAAGCTCTTTCGAATGAGAATCGATTAGAATTATATTTAAAAATTGCCGAGGCTCACGAAGCCAGTTTTGAAACGGGTGGCGGATGTTGTGTTGCCGACATCATTGCTTGTTTAAATATTGGTGCACCGACAATTTCACATCATATCAAAGAATTGGTTAACGCAGATTTGATTACCACTGAAAAAAGAGGGAAATTTTTAATATGTAGGGTAAATGACCAACAAGTTACTGAAGTTAGTAAGATGTTAGCACTACAACGAATAATCTAA
- a CDS encoding methyltransferase family protein — protein MVKNLYIQGQYIKIIGFLLLFLSLAFSVWARVILGKNWSGVIQKVQGQRLITKGPYRYIRNPIYNGIIGGFIGTFIIVGTLASLLGMLIIIVTYILKTIKKERFLVESFGEAYCH, from the coding sequence ATGGTCAAAAACCTGTATATACAGGGACAGTACATAAAAATTATCGGTTTTTTGCTGCTGTTTTTATCTCTGGCGTTTTCAGTTTGGGCTAGAGTGATATTAGGCAAAAATTGGAGTGGCGTAATACAAAAGGTACAAGGACAGCGTCTTATAACGAAAGGTCCCTATAGATATATTCGTAATCCAATATACAATGGAATCATCGGGGGCTTCATCGGAACATTTATTATAGTTGGTACTTTAGCCTCATTGTTAGGAATGCTGATTATTATAGTGACTTATATATTAAAGACCATCAAAAAAGAAAGATTTTTAGTGGAGTCCTTCGGAGAGGCTTACTGCCATTAA